In the Pogoniulus pusillus isolate bPogPus1 chromosome 4, bPogPus1.pri, whole genome shotgun sequence genome, one interval contains:
- the LOC135175090 gene encoding P2Y purinoceptor 1-like, producing the protein MERKIIDGHPDFCKIDFFNLSKSGIHHGKMMNATCSTIFICNRNSELDWYCYLLIGVCTFMLLAGFLGNILALRHYVYCMKTWTTNTIFLFNLALCDFTWTLMAPFSVYYSLQKSAVDSSQAFYQIRKLFFSVNVYGSVYFLTLISFDRYLGAVHPITSLTWWNKGKAVFCTIAVWIFIVIASMPEIYYTAAVKRHHHIMDFLDGTEEPLQFAVPFTLCKIVLRFLIPGTILFTCYMLTLKALLQLSKRQQRRHRLVRPLLLISAAMIVFAISFIPYHVMMMVILTYRINCQPPCENIGTLSGIYKVTEIICSINSCLDPIIFTVSNKTFYQTLKSIKCHPKCQCCCHLADRVSDITLSLRTLT; encoded by the exons ATGGAGAGGAAAATTATAGATGGACATCCAGACTTCTGTAAAATAGATTTTTTCAACCTTTCTAAATCAG GCATACATCATGGAAAGATGATGAATGCTACATGCAGCACTATTTTCATCTGCAACAGAAACTCTGAGCTGGACTGGTACTGCTATTTGCTGATTGGGGTTTGCACATTCATGCTACTGGCAGGATTTCTAGGCAATATACTTGCACTACGACACTATGTGTACTGCATGAAAACATGGACTACCAATACCATATTTCTCTTTAACTTGGCACTGTGTGACTTCACTTGGACTCTGATGGCACCTTTTTCAGTATATTATAGTCTCCAGAAGTCAGCTGTGGATTCCAGCCAAGCATTTTATCAGATCAGAAAACTATTTTTTAGTGTTAATGTCTATGGAAGTGTCTATTTCCTGACACTCATCAGTTTTGACAGGTACCTAGGTGCTGTCCATCCCATCACTTCATTAACATGGTGGAACAAAGGAAAGGCTGTGTTTTGTACCATCGCGGTATGGATCTTCATAGTGATTGCATCAATGCCTGAGATCTACTACACAGCTGCAGTTAAAAGGCACCATCACATCATGGATTTCCTGGATGGCACTGAAGAACCTTTACAATTTGCAGTGCCATTCACCCTCTGCAAGATTGTACTGAGATTCCTAATTCCAGGCACAATCCTCTTTACATGCTATATGTTAACTCTCAAAGCATTACTACAACTCAGTAAACGACAGCAAAGAAGGCACAGACTTGTTAGGCCTCTGTTACTGATTTCAGCTGCTATGATTGTATTTGCTATTTCTTTCATACCTTACCATGTTATGATGATGGTGATACTAACTTACAGAATTAACTGTCAACCACCCTGTGAGAACATAGGTACACTAAGTGGCATTTATAAAGTCACAGAGATCATCTGCAGTATCAACAGTTGCCTTGACCCAATCATTTTTACAGTATCAAATAAGACATTCTATCAAACACTTAAAAGCATAAAATGTCACCCCAaatgccagtgctgctgccatctgGCAGATAGGGTAAGTGATATCACTCTGTCCCTAAGAACATTGACTTAA